In the Ilumatobacteraceae bacterium genome, one interval contains:
- a CDS encoding winged helix-turn-helix domain-containing protein gives MGQRVRFGSHTVDLGSRTVECDGTPISLEPQVFDVLALLIEHRDRVVTKLELLDRVWGDRFVSPATLTSRVRDLRAALGDSGRSQHVVKTVHGRGFQFVARLDVVDEAQPAGFGAPTPLRTPAAEAGLKPLVGRADLLDEVHRRLAECRLVTLVGPGGVGKTHLMRHATAGLGAIVTDLTDVRDGDALLLSVLSAVGGTERADADVTEALAEMLAGRHILLVLDNCEHVIDAAIAATAELLRRCPGLRILATSRRPLQLGEETVIRVGQLDAESAADVLIGHAARHGVTLDRSDELLDVCRRLDGLPLALELAASKTRAIPLGDLSRLLGERLELLTDETNNADAHHASLDTAIRWSVDLLTERQRELLARFGVFVGQFDLAAVDTVCVGPGSSDRTETITDLVALVDLSLVEFDVATGRYRLLEPIRMFAESLGIDDDVRLRYRNHVLDVVDAAAPIRVATAARDLDAIRTAWPSLRALVATARAETDAATLHRAVAAVTRFAEQTFSFEVIDWAEAAIALDVAADRPTPPETHLALALLRTHRSDFDVAADHLARVEGADPSLVELARLWHHYFTGDLAATYACRDRLREIADGTGSYVERVAITAGHFLDKGAQRPFDPTEVARLDSWATDGDPVVAASAALCTVLRLDWDSQADEAIEALTTIIETARRLGLAFLASGASTARSIVLSTSPGAESSARVLRATLRSYVEVSSWQFALADFAAASLALVHGGRARDAAELLGARRAAGYVGDSSAEVEDQATEAARRALGDRAFDEAVRQGHARDVATATRLAIAAFDQIIGDRVAPSA, from the coding sequence ATGGGACAACGCGTGCGATTCGGGAGCCATACCGTCGACCTCGGCTCGCGGACCGTCGAATGTGACGGCACGCCGATCTCGCTCGAACCGCAGGTCTTCGACGTGTTGGCCCTGTTGATCGAACACCGCGATCGTGTCGTGACCAAGCTCGAGCTGCTCGATCGGGTCTGGGGCGATCGGTTCGTGTCGCCGGCGACGCTCACATCGCGGGTGCGTGACCTGCGCGCCGCCCTGGGCGACTCGGGACGGTCTCAGCACGTGGTCAAGACCGTCCACGGTCGCGGGTTCCAGTTCGTCGCCCGGCTCGACGTGGTCGATGAGGCGCAGCCCGCTGGGTTCGGGGCGCCGACTCCACTGCGCACGCCGGCTGCCGAGGCGGGACTCAAACCGCTCGTCGGGCGCGCCGATCTGCTCGACGAGGTACATCGCCGACTCGCCGAATGCCGCCTCGTCACCCTCGTCGGCCCCGGTGGTGTCGGTAAGACCCACCTGATGCGCCACGCCACCGCCGGACTGGGCGCGATCGTGACCGACCTCACCGATGTCCGAGACGGCGACGCCCTACTGTTGTCGGTGCTGTCGGCGGTCGGCGGTACCGAACGAGCCGATGCCGATGTAACCGAAGCCTTGGCCGAGATGCTCGCCGGGCGGCACATCCTGCTCGTGCTCGACAACTGTGAACACGTCATCGACGCTGCGATCGCGGCGACCGCAGAACTGCTTCGACGTTGCCCGGGTCTCCGCATCCTGGCGACGAGTCGACGACCGCTGCAGCTCGGCGAGGAGACGGTGATCCGTGTCGGCCAGCTCGATGCCGAGAGCGCCGCCGACGTCCTGATCGGACACGCCGCCCGGCACGGCGTCACGCTCGACCGGTCGGACGAGCTGCTCGACGTGTGTCGGCGGCTCGACGGTCTGCCGCTCGCGCTCGAGTTGGCGGCCTCGAAGACCCGAGCGATCCCGCTCGGCGACCTCTCGCGGCTGCTCGGCGAGCGGCTGGAGCTGCTCACCGATGAGACCAACAACGCCGACGCGCATCACGCGTCGCTCGACACGGCGATCCGCTGGTCGGTCGATCTGCTCACCGAGCGCCAGCGAGAACTGCTCGCCCGCTTCGGTGTCTTCGTCGGGCAGTTCGACCTCGCTGCGGTCGATACCGTGTGCGTCGGGCCGGGCTCCTCCGATCGGACCGAGACGATCACCGACCTCGTGGCACTGGTCGACCTGTCGCTCGTCGAGTTCGATGTCGCGACCGGCCGCTATCGCCTGCTCGAGCCGATCAGGATGTTCGCCGAGTCGTTGGGGATCGACGACGACGTTCGTCTTCGGTATCGGAACCACGTGCTCGACGTGGTCGACGCAGCCGCGCCGATCCGCGTGGCGACCGCAGCTCGCGACCTCGACGCCATCCGGACCGCATGGCCGAGCCTGCGTGCCCTCGTCGCGACTGCCCGCGCCGAGACCGATGCCGCGACGTTGCATCGTGCCGTCGCGGCAGTGACCCGCTTCGCCGAGCAGACGTTCTCGTTCGAGGTGATCGACTGGGCCGAAGCGGCGATCGCGCTCGACGTCGCGGCAGATCGGCCGACGCCGCCCGAGACCCATCTCGCCCTCGCGCTGTTGCGAACCCACCGCAGCGACTTCGACGTCGCGGCCGATCACCTCGCGCGAGTGGAGGGCGCCGACCCGTCGCTGGTCGAGCTCGCCCGTCTGTGGCATCACTACTTCACGGGGGATCTGGCCGCGACGTACGCCTGTCGAGATCGGCTCCGCGAGATCGCCGACGGCACCGGGAGCTACGTCGAGCGCGTCGCGATCACGGCAGGGCACTTCCTCGACAAGGGGGCACAGCGTCCGTTCGATCCGACCGAAGTCGCCCGTCTCGACAGCTGGGCCACCGACGGCGATCCCGTCGTGGCTGCCTCGGCTGCGTTGTGCACGGTGCTCCGCCTCGACTGGGACTCGCAGGCCGACGAGGCGATCGAGGCGCTGACCACCATCATCGAGACGGCCCGCCGGCTCGGGCTCGCGTTCCTCGCCAGCGGGGCGTCGACGGCGAGGTCGATCGTGCTCTCGACCTCTCCGGGTGCCGAATCGTCGGCCCGCGTGTTGCGCGCCACGCTGCGCTCGTACGTCGAAGTGTCGTCATGGCAGTTCGCGCTCGCCGACTTCGCCGCCGCCTCGCTGGCGCTCGTTCATGGCGGCCGAGCGCGCGACGCGGCCGAGTTGTTGGGAGCGCGGCGTGCGGCCGGCTACGTCGGCGATTCGTCAGCCGAGGTCGAAGACCAGGCAACCGAGGCCGCACGGCGAGCGCTCGGTGACCGGGCGTTCGACGAAGCAGTGCGCCAAGGGCACGCTCGTGATGTTGCCACGGCGACCCGCTTGGCGATTGCTGCGTTCGACCAGATCATCGGCGACCGTGTCGCGCCCAGCGCGTGA
- a CDS encoding EAL domain-containing protein has product MSSPAQDSSSGDEDASGAPIHPARVCWGGRLRGHAKESHCLFPSKGADELTDNSTFAAALARSRDVVMFFTADGTITWVSEGSRTVFGVAPAELIGQNGFGMIHPDDRERVLGEFAGLERLGDAVRTEFRVVLHNGETRWVEEIAANYLADPTVGAVVANLRDVTDRHRAEEAVVFQARLLAAVGQPVFATDTTGQVVSWNDAACALFGWSSDEVVGQNISDVIPVATESSSWAAIIATQSLTNDTCSSEFDVHRRDQEVVPIELTTTPLYDEAGALSVIIGTSTDLTERRRSEQLQTRLSAIIESSTDAIFSEDLDGRILTWNQAAADLFGYTAAEIIGRSAECLAPPQLRSEIGWSLRRIASGEALSNRSTVRRRSNGEDFNASVTVSPVRDREGRVVAASLIVRDVTDQVTALEELDVERRHLAAAQEAAHLGSFEIDMKTGKVRRSDELWRILGLEPDPDLGIDFSHIHPDDVNQVRSALEGAFKGDTDVGLIHRIVRPDGEIRWVQSRRVHVYGTQAGIISGTMLDITERRTAEATIEHIAFHDALTGLRNRAWLESPHGRPASDDTWLAAPRVVALIDIDNFAAVNDSIGTRSADAVLQQVAARLAAGAGESAILCRYGGDEFVVIDEDDEPDALVQQVCSTFDAPVQVGHRSITLTASVGAKLVEPADTLETAIRDAGTALAHARRTHTASAIFNERLRVEQRRRQQIQLGLETALDGEQLSLVFQPIVTLDTQQVVGFESLLRWDHPTLGRVAPSEFIPMAERTGMIVSVGNWVIRQALAQIAFWRSATPANRHLWVAVNLSARQLEQPSLAEQLREAIRDAGVAADALHLEVTESLLMANISDASTTLSKVRDVGVRISLDDFGTGYSSLSYLKDLPIDALKIDRSFIASDGSRTQTTPIIQTIVDLADNLDLDVVAEGVETAQQLAMLLELGCHYGQGFLWSRGLDPSDATEWLKNARAPGFAAGPGDN; this is encoded by the coding sequence GTGTCTTCCCCCGCCCAAGACTCCTCGTCCGGGGACGAGGACGCTTCGGGCGCTCCCATCCATCCCGCTAGGGTTTGTTGGGGCGGACGGCTAAGGGGGCATGCCAAAGAATCCCACTGCTTGTTCCCGTCGAAGGGAGCGGATGAGTTGACGGACAACTCCACTTTCGCTGCGGCACTTGCACGATCGCGCGATGTCGTGATGTTCTTCACGGCCGACGGCACCATCACGTGGGTCAGCGAGGGTTCGAGGACCGTGTTCGGCGTCGCCCCGGCCGAACTCATCGGTCAGAACGGGTTCGGCATGATCCATCCCGACGATCGAGAGAGGGTGTTGGGTGAGTTCGCCGGGCTGGAGCGGTTGGGCGACGCTGTTCGGACCGAGTTCCGGGTCGTTCTGCACAACGGTGAGACGCGCTGGGTCGAGGAGATCGCTGCCAACTACCTCGCCGACCCGACAGTTGGTGCCGTCGTCGCGAACCTGCGTGACGTCACCGACCGTCACCGTGCAGAAGAGGCAGTGGTCTTCCAGGCGCGACTTCTGGCTGCTGTCGGGCAGCCGGTGTTCGCGACCGACACGACCGGTCAGGTCGTCTCTTGGAACGACGCTGCGTGTGCGTTGTTCGGCTGGAGTTCCGACGAGGTCGTGGGGCAGAACATCTCCGATGTCATACCGGTCGCTACGGAGAGCAGCAGTTGGGCGGCGATCATCGCGACCCAGAGTCTGACGAACGACACATGCTCGAGCGAGTTCGACGTTCATCGCCGGGATCAGGAGGTCGTTCCGATCGAGCTCACGACGACGCCGTTGTACGACGAGGCGGGTGCGTTGAGCGTCATCATCGGTACATCGACCGATCTCACCGAGCGAAGGAGGTCGGAACAGCTGCAGACGCGCCTGTCGGCGATCATCGAATCGTCGACCGATGCCATCTTCTCGGAAGATCTCGACGGGCGGATCCTCACGTGGAACCAAGCCGCAGCAGATCTGTTCGGTTACACAGCTGCGGAAATCATCGGCCGCTCTGCCGAGTGTCTGGCACCACCGCAGCTCCGGTCCGAGATCGGTTGGTCTCTGCGCCGCATTGCCTCTGGCGAGGCCTTGTCGAATCGTTCCACTGTTCGGCGTCGCTCCAACGGGGAGGACTTCAATGCGTCCGTGACCGTGTCGCCGGTCCGAGATCGTGAAGGCCGGGTCGTGGCGGCCTCGCTCATCGTGCGCGATGTGACCGATCAGGTGACGGCTCTCGAGGAACTCGACGTGGAACGTCGCCACCTCGCAGCCGCGCAAGAAGCCGCCCATCTCGGAAGCTTCGAGATCGATATGAAGACCGGAAAGGTCCGCCGCTCCGATGAGCTCTGGCGAATCTTGGGCCTCGAGCCGGACCCAGACTTGGGAATCGACTTCAGTCACATTCATCCGGACGATGTCAACCAGGTGCGGTCGGCGCTCGAGGGTGCATTCAAGGGAGACACGGATGTGGGACTGATCCACCGCATCGTGCGCCCCGACGGTGAGATTCGATGGGTCCAGTCGCGTCGCGTCCATGTGTACGGCACCCAGGCCGGGATCATTTCCGGCACCATGCTCGACATCACCGAACGGCGCACCGCTGAAGCCACGATCGAGCACATCGCATTCCACGACGCGCTGACCGGCTTGCGCAACCGGGCCTGGCTCGAGTCGCCACACGGCAGGCCCGCCAGCGACGACACCTGGCTCGCTGCGCCCAGAGTTGTGGCGCTCATCGACATCGACAACTTCGCAGCGGTCAACGACAGCATCGGCACTCGATCAGCCGATGCCGTCTTGCAGCAGGTCGCCGCTCGTCTGGCAGCTGGAGCCGGCGAGTCAGCGATCCTCTGCCGATACGGCGGCGACGAGTTCGTCGTCATCGACGAGGACGACGAACCGGATGCTCTCGTGCAACAAGTCTGTTCCACGTTCGACGCGCCCGTCCAGGTCGGCCATCGCTCGATCACCCTGACGGCCAGCGTCGGAGCCAAACTGGTCGAACCGGCCGACACGCTCGAGACCGCTATCCGTGACGCCGGCACAGCACTCGCTCACGCTCGACGAACCCACACCGCGAGCGCGATCTTCAACGAACGGCTTCGAGTCGAACAGCGACGTCGTCAGCAGATTCAACTCGGCCTCGAGACGGCCTTGGACGGCGAACAACTCTCCCTGGTCTTCCAGCCGATCGTGACGCTGGATACGCAGCAAGTGGTCGGATTCGAATCGTTGCTGCGATGGGACCACCCCACGCTCGGACGTGTCGCTCCGAGCGAGTTCATCCCAATGGCCGAACGCACCGGGATGATCGTCTCCGTCGGCAATTGGGTCATCCGTCAGGCCCTGGCTCAGATCGCATTCTGGCGCTCCGCCACCCCCGCGAACAGGCACCTGTGGGTGGCGGTGAACCTCTCCGCTCGGCAGCTCGAACAGCCGAGTCTCGCCGAGCAACTGCGTGAGGCGATCCGTGACGCCGGGGTCGCTGCCGATGCGTTGCATCTCGAGGTCACCGAAAGCCTGCTCATGGCAAACATCAGCGATGCGTCCACGACGCTCTCCAAAGTTCGCGACGTCGGCGTCCGGATCAGCCTCGACGACTTCGGCACCGGCTATTCGTCACTGAGCTATCTCAAGGACCTGCCGATCGACGCGCTCAAGATCGACCGGTCGTTCATCGCCAGTGACGGGTCGCGAACCCAGACGACGCCCATCATCCAGACCATCGTCGATCTCGCTGACAACCTCGATCTCGACGTCGTCGCGGAAGGCGTCGAGACAGCACAGCAGTTGGCCATGCTGCTCGAACTGGGCTGCCACTACGGACAAGGATTCCTCTGGAGTCGCGGCCTCGACCCCAGCGATGCGACCGAATGGCTGAAGAACGCGAGGGCGCCCGGGTTTGCTGCCGGGCCCGGTGACAACTGA
- a CDS encoding ABC transporter permease, whose amino-acid sequence MRNVVTVAGIELRRFLRDRSNIFFVFIFPLLLVALIGAQFGEGANAGRVAVVGDDSALRDQLVDELEDDDVRVSGGDWDGALEQLARGRIDVAVQVDDGAAGAHDTGEPVSLEVVRGASARTQAVEQQVRTAVEAVRSEQSQVAALAGAGVDPAAAEAALTRARAELSEPELEVARTDELSEEFDGLGQFDFGASGQLLLFVFLSSLTGAATLIQARRQRVVSRMLAAPVSTTQLVAGVTAGRWAIAFFQGAYIMVASALLFAVNWGTVWLSLLVLALFSLVAAGAAMLLGTTLDNEGAANGLGIGLGLVLAALGGAMFPLELFPDGMRTVAMISPHSWGYEAFAEIQRRSGALADIAPQLAALAVMAAGLVVVGAWSLRRSMTRPM is encoded by the coding sequence GTGAGGAACGTCGTGACCGTTGCCGGGATCGAGCTGCGACGGTTCCTGCGCGACCGCTCCAACATCTTCTTCGTCTTCATCTTCCCCCTCCTGCTCGTCGCCCTGATCGGCGCCCAGTTCGGCGAGGGCGCAAACGCCGGCCGCGTGGCGGTCGTCGGGGACGACAGCGCGCTGCGCGACCAGCTCGTCGACGAACTCGAGGACGACGACGTGCGCGTCAGCGGCGGCGACTGGGACGGTGCGCTCGAGCAGCTGGCCCGGGGCCGGATCGACGTGGCGGTCCAGGTGGACGACGGGGCGGCGGGCGCACACGACACCGGCGAGCCGGTGTCGTTGGAGGTCGTGCGAGGCGCGTCGGCGAGGACGCAGGCGGTGGAGCAACAGGTCCGCACCGCGGTGGAGGCGGTGCGCTCGGAGCAAAGTCAGGTAGCGGCGCTGGCCGGGGCGGGCGTCGACCCTGCAGCGGCGGAGGCGGCGCTGACGCGGGCCAGGGCGGAGCTGAGCGAACCGGAACTCGAGGTGGCCCGCACCGACGAGCTCAGCGAGGAGTTCGACGGGCTCGGACAGTTCGACTTCGGTGCATCCGGCCAGCTGCTGCTGTTCGTGTTCCTGTCGTCACTGACCGGGGCGGCCACGCTCATCCAGGCCCGTCGCCAGCGGGTCGTGTCGCGCATGCTCGCCGCCCCCGTCTCCACCACCCAGCTGGTCGCCGGCGTGACGGCCGGACGGTGGGCGATCGCCTTCTTCCAGGGCGCCTACATCATGGTCGCCTCGGCGCTGCTGTTCGCCGTGAACTGGGGCACCGTGTGGCTGTCGCTGCTGGTGCTGGCCCTGTTCAGCCTGGTCGCCGCCGGCGCAGCGATGCTGCTCGGCACGACACTCGACAACGAGGGCGCCGCCAACGGGCTCGGCATCGGACTGGGACTGGTCCTGGCGGCGCTCGGCGGGGCGATGTTCCCCCTCGAACTGTTCCCCGACGGCATGCGAACCGTCGCCATGATCTCCCCCCACTCCTGGGGCTACGAGGCGTTCGCCGAGATCCAGCGCCGCAGCGGCGCCCTGGCCGACATCGCACCCCAGTTGGCGGCGCTCGCCGTGATGGCCGCCGGCCTGGTCGTCGTCGGCGCCTGGTCGCTCCGGCGAAGCATGACCCGACCGATGTAA
- a CDS encoding ABC transporter permease gives MRRLLILTASDLRQRIRDRSVLIFALAVPLALMFVFNLVFGDTDELELRAVAVAVGSSTDDEMAPVVVDAIRSLDGEGFDVTVSDLPVSVARERIDTGEADVAILLPDGFGRAVQTGASVTVEALRGGSAELETDIVLSVVDGVLDRSHAGAVAAGAAAAEGVPPEQVGRLAEQAAAGGPAYDLVEGEAASEQLDSGAALVAGQAGLFLLFTVGFGVTGLLIEKENGTLSRLRSMPIPQWFIVAGKALMSLILGVISTSVLLTAGGWLFDADFGSPLPVFVLVVCATAAGVSVMFLVVRIARTSEQAGVATAIVALVLGIGGGAFIPVSATGTLATILDLNPVAALLRGLGITSAGGGIADLGVPIAIMLGFAAVTIGLSRLVPDRGALS, from the coding sequence ATGCGACGGCTCCTCATCCTCACGGCGTCCGACCTCCGCCAACGGATCCGCGACCGGTCGGTCCTCATCTTCGCCCTCGCAGTGCCGCTCGCTTTGATGTTCGTGTTCAACCTCGTGTTCGGCGACACCGACGAGCTCGAGCTCAGGGCCGTCGCGGTAGCGGTCGGTTCGTCCACCGACGACGAGATGGCACCGGTCGTCGTCGACGCGATCCGATCACTCGACGGGGAGGGTTTCGACGTCACCGTTTCCGACCTGCCGGTGTCGGTGGCCCGTGAACGGATCGACACCGGCGAGGCCGACGTTGCGATCCTGCTGCCCGACGGGTTCGGGCGGGCGGTGCAGACCGGCGCATCCGTGACGGTGGAGGCACTGCGCGGCGGGTCGGCCGAGCTCGAGACCGACATCGTGCTGTCGGTCGTCGACGGTGTACTCGACCGGTCGCACGCCGGCGCCGTCGCCGCCGGCGCGGCCGCCGCCGAAGGCGTGCCACCTGAACAGGTCGGCCGGCTCGCCGAGCAAGCGGCCGCAGGCGGACCCGCCTACGACCTCGTCGAGGGCGAGGCCGCCAGCGAACAGCTCGATTCCGGCGCCGCACTCGTCGCCGGACAGGCCGGGCTGTTCCTGCTGTTCACCGTCGGCTTCGGCGTCACCGGACTTCTCATCGAGAAGGAGAACGGCACCCTCTCCCGGCTGCGATCGATGCCGATACCACAATGGTTCATCGTCGCCGGCAAGGCATTGATGAGCCTGATTCTCGGGGTCATCTCGACCTCGGTGCTGCTCACCGCCGGCGGGTGGCTCTTCGACGCCGACTTCGGGTCACCCCTGCCGGTGTTCGTGTTGGTCGTGTGCGCCACCGCGGCGGGTGTGTCGGTGATGTTCCTCGTCGTGCGCATCGCCCGCACCAGCGAACAAGCCGGCGTCGCCACCGCCATCGTCGCGCTCGTGCTCGGCATCGGCGGCGGCGCCTTCATCCCGGTGAGCGCCACCGGCACGCTCGCCACGATCCTCGACCTCAACCCGGTCGCGGCCCTGCTGCGCGGGCTCGGCATCACCTCCGCCGGCGGCGGCATCGCCGACCTCGGCGTGCCGATCGCGATCATGCTCGGCTTCGCCGCGGTGACGATCGGACTCTCACGTCTCGTTCCCGACAGGGGTGCGCTGTCGTGA
- a CDS encoding ABC transporter ATP-binding protein — protein MVEQIDVLRAESLLKRFGELTAVDGVSFRIAHGETYGLLGPNGAGKTTAISMIAGLLAADDGTVTVCGHEMTPSAIEPKRHLGLVPQDLAIYPELTARENLVFFGKLHGLRGSELNGRVDEVLDLIGLTDRAKDPTKEYSGGMKRRLNIGIGLLHRPTLLILDEPTVGVDPQSRNAILESVEALSVEGMAVLYTTHYMEEAERLCDRIGIIDSGTLQAEGTRDELIRLTGGVDTIRLRGSGDLAAARTALAKVDGVERVDLDRQTLTLTAHDAPTHVADIVGCAASAGVALTDVEITRPDLESVFLHLTGKALRD, from the coding sequence GTGGTCGAGCAGATTGACGTGTTGCGCGCCGAGTCGCTGCTCAAGCGGTTCGGGGAGTTGACGGCGGTCGACGGTGTGTCGTTCCGGATCGCTCACGGCGAGACGTACGGCTTGCTCGGGCCGAATGGGGCCGGCAAGACCACCGCGATCTCGATGATCGCCGGGCTGCTCGCTGCCGACGACGGCACCGTCACCGTGTGCGGACACGAAATGACGCCGTCGGCGATCGAGCCGAAGCGGCACCTCGGCCTCGTACCTCAAGACCTCGCGATCTACCCGGAGTTGACGGCGCGGGAGAACCTTGTCTTCTTCGGCAAGCTGCACGGTCTGCGCGGCAGCGAGCTGAACGGTCGGGTCGACGAGGTGCTCGACCTGATCGGCCTCACCGATCGCGCCAAAGACCCGACCAAGGAGTACTCCGGCGGCATGAAGCGCCGGCTCAACATCGGCATCGGGCTGCTCCACCGGCCGACCTTGCTGATCCTCGACGAGCCGACCGTCGGTGTCGACCCACAGTCACGAAACGCCATCCTCGAGTCGGTCGAGGCACTGTCGGTCGAGGGCATGGCCGTGCTCTACACCACCCATTACATGGAGGAAGCCGAACGGCTCTGCGACCGGATCGGCATCATCGACTCGGGCACGCTGCAGGCCGAGGGCACCCGTGACGAGCTGATCCGCCTGACCGGCGGCGTCGACACGATCCGGCTGCGCGGCTCGGGCGACCTCGCCGCCGCCCGAACCGCGCTTGCCAAGGTGGACGGCGTGGAGCGGGTCGACCTCGACCGCCAGACCCTCACCCTCACCGCCCACGACGCACCCACCCACGTCGCCGACATCGTCGGCTGCGCGGCGTCGGCCGGCGTCGCGCTCACCGACGTCGAGATCACGCGACCTGACCTCGAGTCGGTCTTCCTCCACCTCACCGGCAAGGCGCTGCGCGACTGA
- a CDS encoding ABC transporter permease, with the protein MNVVRSVGLIARRELLTRVRSRSFQLGSLVIVLAGVLVVIAPQLLPEPDGPEWTIAVTGQAPPGTQEALQLLDDSDPATISIRQTDTADADALAAGDDVDAVIINANEIVVDASADDRLAALLTTAVRQADLIAENAEGAARVSVREVGEVGDDDARQVVGFAGVLALFVAIVTYCGWILNSVLEEKSNRVVEIIVSTVHPRELLAGKVIGNGIAGLIQFCTVVAVVAAAAAIAGNLPDLPGGVATSTVGVVGWFLLGFTLYAVGYAAAGSLVSRQADAQSAQSPMLAVVMIGYFAGLFVVNPDPSSTLSVVLSLLPPFAPFAMPVRIAAGDAQLWEVGVATVLTVATIWAMIRLAGRIYMNAILRTGARVPIRDALRRPSMAR; encoded by the coding sequence GTGAACGTTGTCCGCAGCGTCGGCCTCATCGCTCGTCGTGAGTTGCTCACCCGAGTGCGATCCCGCAGCTTCCAGCTCGGCAGCCTGGTCATCGTCCTGGCCGGTGTCCTCGTCGTGATCGCACCACAGTTGCTACCCGAGCCTGATGGCCCGGAGTGGACGATTGCGGTCACCGGGCAGGCCCCGCCGGGCACGCAGGAGGCGCTGCAACTTCTCGACGACAGCGATCCGGCGACGATTTCGATCCGACAGACCGACACCGCCGATGCCGACGCGCTCGCAGCGGGCGACGACGTCGACGCCGTCATCATCAACGCCAACGAGATCGTCGTGGACGCATCCGCCGATGATCGGCTGGCCGCCTTGCTCACGACCGCTGTCCGACAGGCCGACCTGATCGCCGAGAACGCAGAGGGAGCAGCCCGAGTCTCGGTTCGCGAGGTCGGCGAGGTCGGCGATGACGACGCCCGACAAGTCGTGGGGTTCGCCGGAGTGCTCGCATTGTTCGTCGCCATCGTCACGTACTGCGGCTGGATCCTCAACAGCGTGCTCGAGGAGAAGTCGAATCGTGTCGTCGAGATCATCGTGTCGACGGTCCACCCTCGCGAACTTCTCGCCGGCAAGGTGATCGGCAACGGAATCGCCGGACTCATCCAGTTCTGCACGGTCGTGGCCGTCGTCGCAGCGGCCGCGGCGATCGCGGGCAACCTGCCGGACCTGCCCGGCGGCGTCGCCACCAGCACGGTCGGCGTCGTCGGCTGGTTCCTGCTCGGCTTCACGCTCTACGCCGTCGGCTACGCGGCAGCAGGCTCGCTCGTCTCACGCCAAGCAGACGCCCAGAGCGCCCAATCCCCGATGCTCGCAGTGGTGATGATCGGATACTTCGCAGGACTGTTCGTTGTCAATCCCGACCCGTCGAGCACGCTGTCGGTCGTCCTGTCTCTGCTCCCACCGTTCGCCCCGTTCGCGATGCCCGTGAGAATCGCCGCGGGAGACGCCCAACTCTGGGAGGTCGGCGTCGCAACGGTTCTCACCGTCGCGACGATCTGGGCCATGATCCGCCTCGCAGGACGGATCTACATGAACGCCATCCTGCGCACCGGCGCCCGCGTCCCGATCCGAGATGCGCTCCGCCGACCCAGCATGGCCCGCTGA
- a CDS encoding ATP-binding cassette domain-containing protein produces MLKAQQLEKRYGSVVALDGCSFAVDRGRQVGLLGQNGSGKTTAMRAIFGLVELDAGSVSWNGASIGRAERARFGYMPEERGLYPKMSLCEQLVHLARLHGVARDDATAAAQRRIDQVGLSDRGDDRLEELSHGNQQRAQLAAAVVHDPDLLVLDEPFAGLDPLGVDAMHAVLRAEVERGAAVLFSSHQLDLVESHCDDVVIIDEGHDVLSGSLEDVQARGGQRRVEVAFTDRVSTEDLQRRVPDVEILGDGDGIVRLAVAADVEPARLLDALGEIGDVRQFAYEPPHLSDLYREVVHS; encoded by the coding sequence ATGTTGAAGGCGCAGCAGCTCGAGAAACGCTATGGATCCGTGGTCGCATTGGACGGTTGCTCGTTCGCCGTGGATCGAGGGCGACAGGTCGGTCTGTTGGGTCAGAATGGCTCGGGGAAGACCACCGCGATGCGGGCGATCTTCGGGTTGGTCGAGTTGGATGCCGGTTCGGTGTCGTGGAACGGCGCGTCGATCGGTCGGGCCGAGCGGGCTCGCTTCGGGTACATGCCAGAAGAGCGCGGGTTGTACCCGAAGATGTCCCTGTGCGAGCAGCTCGTTCATCTGGCGCGTCTCCATGGTGTCGCTCGCGATGACGCCACTGCGGCTGCGCAGCGCCGAATCGACCAGGTCGGTCTCAGCGACCGGGGCGACGATCGGCTCGAAGAGCTGTCGCATGGGAACCAGCAACGGGCGCAGCTCGCTGCGGCCGTGGTACACGATCCAGATCTGCTGGTGCTCGACGAGCCGTTCGCCGGTCTCGATCCGCTCGGCGTCGACGCGATGCACGCAGTGCTGCGTGCTGAGGTCGAGCGAGGTGCAGCGGTGCTGTTCTCGAGCCATCAGCTCGACCTGGTCGAGTCACACTGCGACGACGTCGTCATCATCGACGAAGGACACGACGTGCTGTCCGGATCGCTCGAGGATGTCCAGGCCCGCGGAGGCCAACGACGGGTCGAGGTCGCATTCACCGATCGCGTCTCGACCGAGGATCTACAACGACGCGTGCCCGACGTCGAGATACTCGGTGACGGTGACGGGATCGTTCGACTGGCCGTCGCCGCTGACGTTGAACCGGCACGCCTCCTCGACGCACTCGGCGAGATCGGCGACGTCAGGCAGTTCGCATACGAACCACCCCACTTGTCGGACCTCTACCGGGAGGTTGTGCACTCGTGA